GACAAAAAAAATCAACTTGACTTAAGAATGAATAAAGAAATTGTTGAGGTCCATGATCTAACTTCTACTAATCAAGAACAATTCTTAAACGACTTAATTATTGAGTATCATCAGAAAACTAAAAGTCCTTTAGCTCAAAAGATTCTCTCAGACTGGTCTTCATGGAAAAAGTTATTTAAGATAATTGTTCCTCCAAGCGAAAAAAATAAATTAGGTATTGAGGAAGCGCTGGAGAAAGCGACAATATAGACAAACAATAATGCCTATATTCATCAAGACAGAGAAGTTTAAAGATAAAACCTTAGAATTATCTAAAATTGAAAGGAAAAAATTCTTATTTATGCATAAAGAATGGGTCAAAGATATTACCAATTCAGGCCATTACATTCGCAGTGGATATTTAATAAATGAAAAAAAGATGCCCGGCGGGGGAGGTTTATTAATTCTTGAAGCGAAGGATTATTTAGCAGCAAAAAAGATCATAGAAAATGATCCCATGATTCAACATAATTTAGTTATCTGGGATCTTCAAGAATGGATTTCAATTGATGGAAGTAAACCAGAGTTTTGAAATCATCTTGGATGAGACATCATTAATTTTTTAACTTCTCCTGCGTGATAACTACTTCTAGTTAATGGTGAACTAATGACCTGCAAAAAACCTAAATTATTTTCTCCCTCAAAACGGTAATTATCAAATTGAGAAGGAGATACAAATCTATTAACAGGTAAATGTTTTGGCCCTGGTGATAAATATTGGCCAATAGTTACTATATCAACTTTATTGATATGCAGATCATAAAGAACACTAAAAATCTCTTCATCTGTTTCCCCTAATCCAGCCATTAAGCCTGATTTTGTATACACTCTTGGCCAACCTTCACGAACTCTTTTTAATAATTCCAAAGACCTTTCATATTTTCCTTGAGGTCTGACTCGTGGATATAGCCTTGGAACTGTTTCTATATTGTGATTTAGTACGTTCGGAGCGGCATCCAAAATAACTTTCAAAGCATCCCAATTACCGCAAAGATCTGGAATTAAAACTTCAATAGAGGTGAAAGGGGATTTGCTTTGAACCGCCTTAATACATTTCAAAAATTGACTAGCGCCACCATCTTCTAAATCATCACGATTGACGGAAGTTATAACGACATGAGTTAAGCCCATCCTAGAAACAGCTTCACCTAAACGATCAGGTTCTGATGGATCTAAAAGCCTTTTCGAATTATCAAATGAGATATCGCAATAAGGGCATTTTCTTGTGCAGGCAGGGCCCATTATTAAAAAAGTAGCAGTACCTCCTGCAAAACATTCTCCAATATTTGGGCAACTTGCTTCCTGACAAACTGTATTGAGTTTTAAATCAACTAATAGATCAGCAACATTACCAATCCTCTCTTGCTGTGGTGCCTTAACACGTAACCAGTCTGGTTTAAGCAAAGCTCTTTTAATAACAAACTAACTTTAGAAAGAATTTTCAAATTGACTTGATTTTTTAACTTCTTCTAAACTTGATCACTACAAATAAGCTTAAAACAAGGTATTCATTTTTTTTTCTAGTAAACAAAGAAAAAATTAATTAGAGAAATAACCTCTTGGCGTTAAAAATCTATTGTTTTTTATGACACTCTGACTATTACCAATGACCAAAATAGTCAGCATATCGACCTTATCAAATGGCAAGGTTTCGAGAGTATGTATTTCTATACTTTCACCTGGTCTCCCAAGCTCTCTAGCCATAGCAACAGGGGTGCATGGTTTGCGAACTTCAATCAATAAATCAAAAGTCTTTTTTAACTGCCAATCACGTTTTTTTGATTTTGGATTAAATATTGCGATAACAAAATCACCTATCGCTGCACTTTTTATTCTCTTCTCAATTTGATCCCACGGAGTCAAAAGATCACTTAAAGAGATAGAACAAAAATCATGCATAAAAGGGGCACCTAATTTTGCAGCAGCCATCTGAAAAGAGCTGATACCTGGATGAACTTGAAATAAAGGCCTTGAATCCATCTTTTCATTCAGCCAAAGTTCAAGGGCTAATCCTGCCATTCCATAAATTCCACTGTCGCCAGATGAAATAAGAGCAACCCTTACTCCCTCTTTTGCAAGATCAAGAGCATATTTACATCGATCTTTTTCAAAAGTTAATTCTGAATCAATACGCACCTGATCAGGACGACGAATTGAATCCAAATAATTTAAGTAAGGGGTATAACCGATCCAAGCAGAGCATCTAGATAAAGCTCGACGTGAATCAGAAGTAAGCATTTCCAAGTCTCCGGGTCCACTGCCAATTAAATGCAATTCACCTTTATGAGGTGCAAAGGGAGTTGACAACTCAACCAATGCAATTGTTACAGCCCCAGACTCATCTTCATTAGAATAATAGATTTTTTTTTCTTGTATTAACCTTCCAGATTGATCTCCTAACAAAATTGCTGCTGCTTCAGCGACTGAGGCAGTTCCCATTTCATTCAACACAACATTTGAAGGAGTTGGCACATTGACTTGTGAAAGCTCAAGGGCAGTAAAAAAATAAATTGGCCATTCATTTTTTTTTGAAAAATTCAATAATCCTATTTCATCATTTTTTTTATCGATAGTTGCTAAACCAGAGATTGAAAGAAGTGATAAGCCATTTTTGTTCAAAGACTCATTAATTGCTCTTTGAATGACCTTTTCATCTGTATTTCTCTCACAGCCAAGTCCAATTATTATTGTCGGTGGATGCCATGAACATATATTCCTATTTTCATGGCCTATATATAAGTCGATATTTTTGAAAGATATTGGATCATTTTTCTCTAAAAAAGAAAGACTGGAACAACCGTTTAATTTCTGCCACAATTTTGATCCTTTGGCTTGAAAGACAATGTTTTTTTGTTCTTTAGACTGACTAATCATTAACTTTCGCCAATCGACATTACCTCCTCCTCTTTTCCAACCCCATCCTTCACCAAAACAATCCAAAGGGATTCTTCTTTCTGTAAATGAATCTGAGGTGCATATCACTTCGGCTTCTAAAGCAGCTGCCAACTCACTAGCGAAACGATCTCCCCCTTGCCTATGACCTCCTAAAAGAGTAATAACATTTTTAGCTTTTGAATCCATTACAAGTATTGATGGATCATTTTCTTTAGATTTAACGAAAGGAGATATGAGCCTTACTACAACGCCGATTGAACCCAAAAAAATTAATTTATTATTGTTCTGCCAATGATCTTTTAAAAAATCAATTGGTGAGGACTCAAGTAAACCTTCAATTTTTTTTTCTAAAGAAAGATATGAACCATTAGATATAAAAATTTGATCTACATGTTTGCTTGCTTGTAATCTCTCAAGCAAAGGCAAAGAGCTTATAGAAAATCCAAATGCAATCCTTTTTGGAGTTTTGACTAATGTTTTTTCCAGAACGAGAGCTAAATTAAATTTTTTATTTATCTACATCAAGTTAGCCTCTTAAAGAAAGCTTTAGTTAAAATCAAAAACCGAGAAATAGTCTTTAAACAAATTGACTTAATCAATAAAAAGATCTCATCGAGAAACCAATTAGTATTTATGCCTAGCCATTAATATCTAATTAAACTTTCCGAAGCCAAGAAAGCATACATAACAATTGTTTTCGCCAATCAATGGCTAGAAGCTGCAGCACTCCTAAACCTAAATAACTTTTTTCTTGCACTCCACTACGTGCAAAGATTTACTAATTAAGAAAAACCATGGATTCAATGACCACTTAAGAATAAAAGTGTAGAACATTTGTTACATGCTTCCGTAGTAACTGACTGTCTACTTTATGCTTATGACATAACCCTTAAATAGGTTTTCAAGTAACTTCAAAGGTAGGTCTTGAATTCCTAAAATCTTTCACCAAGTAATCCCACTTCATAAGTAGAATTACTCATTAAAGATTTCACCCTAGTCTTCCAAAGATTAGGCCCCCCAAACCTCGATCACATTCCTGAAGGAATCACTCGATGACCATTAGCCCACCAGAAAGAGAACAAAAAAAAGAACCAGTTCTCGATAAACCTATCGAAACTGATGCAATCCCTGTAGATTTTTCCAAGCTTGACAAGCCTGGTTTTTGGTCAAAATCCCTTGCCAAAGGGCCAAAGACTACTACATGGATATGGAATCTTCATGCAGACGCGCATGATTTTGATACCCATGTTGGAGATCTCCAAGAAACAAGTAGAAAAGTATTTTCTGCTCATTTTGGCCATCTAGCAGTCATCTTTATTTGGATGAGTGCAGCTTTTTTCCATGGAGCTCGCTTTTCTAATTATTCTGGCTGGCTCTCTGACCCAACTCATGTCAAGCCAGGAGCACAAGTGGTTTGGCCAATAGTTGGTCAAGAAATGCTTAATGCAGATTTAGGCGGTAATTATCACGGCATTCAGATCACTTCTGGAATTTTTCAGATGTGGAGAGGCTGGGGAATTACAAATGAAACCGAGCTCATGGCTCTAGCTATTGGCGCCCTACTAATGGCAGCCATAATGTTGCACGGTGGCATATATCACTATCACAAAGCCGCTCCCAAGCTTGATTGGTTCAGGAATCTTGAGTCTATGCTCAATCACCACATAGCCGGTCTAGTTGGTTTGGGTTCGATTGCTTGGGCTGGACATTGCATTCACATAGGTGCCCCAACTGCAGCGCTTATGGATGCAATTGACGCAGGGAAACCTCTAGTTATTGATGGCATTCCAATTGCTTCAATTGCTGATATGCCTCTCCCCCACGAGCTTTGCAATCCTGCTATTGCTAGTCAAATATTTCCTGGTCTTGCTGGAAGAACAGTTGAAAATTTCTTTACGACTAATTGGTGGGCGTTTAGTGATTTCCTAACTTTTAAAGGTGGTCTAAATCCTGTTACGGGTAGTCTATGGATGACAGATATTTCACATCATCATTTAGCTTTTGGAGTTCTAGCTGTATTTGGAGGTCATCTATACAGAACAATGTTTGGCATTGGACATAGTTTAAAAGAAATATTAGATAATCATGCTGGAGATCCAATTCTTTTCCCTGCCCCAAATGGTCATAAGGGAATTTATGAGTTTTTAGCTAATAGTTGGCATGCTCAGCTTGGTTTAAACCTTGCAATGATTGGCTCATTGAGCATCATTATTTCTCATCACATGTATGCGATGCCTCCATATCCTTACTTGTCGATTGATTACCCAACCGTCTTGGGTCTTTTTACACATCACATGTGGATAGGCGGATTATTCATTGTTGGTGCAGCAGCTCATGCTGGTATTGCAATGATTAGAGACTATGACCCAGCTGTTCATATTGATAACGTTCTAGACAGAATCTTGAAAGCAAGAGATGCATTAATTAGTCATCTGAATTGGGCTTGCATGTTCTTAGGTTTCCATAGTTTTGGTCTTTATATTCATAACGATGTAATGCGTGCGTTAGGAAGACCTGCAGATATGTTCAGTGATACTGGAATTCAACTTCAACCTGTTTTTGCTCAATGGATTCAAAACATTCATCATTCAGCTGCTGGTTCTACCACTCTTGCTGGTGCGAATGTAAACCTTCAAAGTGGTTTAGTTAGCGAGGTCTTTAATGGTTCAGTAAGTCAAGTTGGTGGAAAAATTGGAATCGCTCCTATACCTTTAGGAACTGCTGATTTCATGATTCACCACATCCATGCTTTCACTATCCACGTAACCCTTCTGATTCTTCTAAAGGGAGTTTTATTCGCAAGGAGCTCCAGACTAATTCCTGACAAAGCGAATCTTGGATTTAGATTCCCATGTGA
This is a stretch of genomic DNA from Prochlorococcus marinus str. MIT 0912. It encodes these proteins:
- the cobJ gene encoding precorrin-3B C(17)-methyltransferase; amino-acid sequence: MLERLQASKHVDQIFISNGSYLSLEKKIEGLLESSPIDFLKDHWQNNNKLIFLGSIGVVVRLISPFVKSKENDPSILVMDSKAKNVITLLGGHRQGGDRFASELAAALEAEVICTSDSFTERRIPLDCFGEGWGWKRGGGNVDWRKLMISQSKEQKNIVFQAKGSKLWQKLNGCSSLSFLEKNDPISFKNIDLYIGHENRNICSWHPPTIIIGLGCERNTDEKVIQRAINESLNKNGLSLLSISGLATIDKKNDEIGLLNFSKKNEWPIYFFTALELSQVNVPTPSNVVLNEMGTASVAEAAAILLGDQSGRLIQEKKIYYSNEDESGAVTIALVELSTPFAPHKGELHLIGSGPGDLEMLTSDSRRALSRCSAWIGYTPYLNYLDSIRRPDQVRIDSELTFEKDRCKYALDLAKEGVRVALISSGDSGIYGMAGLALELWLNEKMDSRPLFQVHPGISSFQMAAAKLGAPFMHDFCSISLSDLLTPWDQIEKRIKSAAIGDFVIAIFNPKSKKRDWQLKKTFDLLIEVRKPCTPVAMARELGRPGESIEIHTLETLPFDKVDMLTILVIGNSQSVIKNNRFLTPRGYFSN
- the psaA gene encoding photosystem I core protein PsaA, which codes for MTISPPEREQKKEPVLDKPIETDAIPVDFSKLDKPGFWSKSLAKGPKTTTWIWNLHADAHDFDTHVGDLQETSRKVFSAHFGHLAVIFIWMSAAFFHGARFSNYSGWLSDPTHVKPGAQVVWPIVGQEMLNADLGGNYHGIQITSGIFQMWRGWGITNETELMALAIGALLMAAIMLHGGIYHYHKAAPKLDWFRNLESMLNHHIAGLVGLGSIAWAGHCIHIGAPTAALMDAIDAGKPLVIDGIPIASIADMPLPHELCNPAIASQIFPGLAGRTVENFFTTNWWAFSDFLTFKGGLNPVTGSLWMTDISHHHLAFGVLAVFGGHLYRTMFGIGHSLKEILDNHAGDPILFPAPNGHKGIYEFLANSWHAQLGLNLAMIGSLSIIISHHMYAMPPYPYLSIDYPTVLGLFTHHMWIGGLFIVGAAAHAGIAMIRDYDPAVHIDNVLDRILKARDALISHLNWACMFLGFHSFGLYIHNDVMRALGRPADMFSDTGIQLQPVFAQWIQNIHHSAAGSTTLAGANVNLQSGLVSEVFNGSVSQVGGKIGIAPIPLGTADFMIHHIHAFTIHVTLLILLKGVLFARSSRLIPDKANLGFRFPCDGPGRGGTCQVSSWDHVFLGLFWMYNGLSVVIFHFSWKMQSDVWGLTGGNFAQSSITINGWLRDFLWAQSSQVLTSYGQPISMYGLMFLGAHFVWAFSLMFLFSGRGYWQELFESIIWAHNKLKLAPTIQPRALSITQGRAVGAAHFLLGGIATTWAFFHARLIGLG
- a CDS encoding YciI family protein — its product is MHKEWVKDITNSGHYIRSGYLINEKKMPGGGGLLILEAKDYLAAKKIIENDPMIQHNLVIWDLQEWISIDGSKPEF
- the lipA gene encoding lipoyl synthase, coding for MLKPDWLRVKAPQQERIGNVADLLVDLKLNTVCQEASCPNIGECFAGGTATFLIMGPACTRKCPYCDISFDNSKRLLDPSEPDRLGEAVSRMGLTHVVITSVNRDDLEDGGASQFLKCIKAVQSKSPFTSIEVLIPDLCGNWDALKVILDAAPNVLNHNIETVPRLYPRVRPQGKYERSLELLKRVREGWPRVYTKSGLMAGLGETDEEIFSVLYDLHINKVDIVTIGQYLSPGPKHLPVNRFVSPSQFDNYRFEGENNLGFLQVISSPLTRSSYHAGEVKKLMMSHPR